The following coding sequences lie in one Gorilla gorilla gorilla isolate KB3781 chromosome 5, NHGRI_mGorGor1-v2.1_pri, whole genome shotgun sequence genomic window:
- the PBOV1 gene encoding LOW QUALITY PROTEIN: prostate and breast cancer overexpressed gene 1 protein (The sequence of the model RefSeq protein was modified relative to this genomic sequence to represent the inferred CDS: deleted 1 base in 1 codon) — MRAFLRNQKYEDMHNIIHILQIRKLRHRLSNFPRLPGILAPETVLLPFCYKVFRKKGKVKRSQKATEFIDYSIEQSHHAILTPLQTHLTMKGSSMKCSSLSSEAILFTLTLQLTQTLGLECCLLYLSKTIHPQII, encoded by the exons ATGAGGGCCTTCTTAAGGAATCAGAAATATGAGGATATGCAcaatattattcacattttacagatcagaaaattgaggcacagattAAGTAACTTCCCAAGGCTACCAGGCATTCTAGCTCCAGAAACTGTGCTCTTACCATTCTGCTACAAGGTATTtcgaaaaaaaggaaaagtaaaaagaagtcaAAAGGCAACAGAGTTCATTGATTATTCCATAGAACAGTCACACCATGCAATTCTCACACCCTTGCAGACACACTTGACCATGAAAGGTTCCTCAATGAAATGTTCCTCATTATCTTCAGAAGCCATATTATTCACATTGACTTTGCAGTTAACTCAGACC CTAGGTCTGGAATGCTGTCTTCTCTACTTATCCAAAACTATACATCCACAGATCATATGA